ATGTCGCAGTATATCCAGTCGGCGTCCTGCGGATTATCGGGCAGCCGTTCCGCGAGCTTCTGCCGCTCGACGGCGAACTCGCGTTCGTAGAAGTCTATCGTGTCTTTATTTGGATCGGCGTCGAGTTCGAGCACGGCGTTGAACGCCGCGATAGCGACCTCCGCCATGTCGTCGTCGGGAATGCAGGTCGACAGCTTTTGGAGCGCAAGCCCCGGCGCGCGTATCGCGTTGGTGAACTTGTTGTCGGGAAGCATTGCAAGCCCGCGCAGAAGCTCGTACGACAGCCCCGCGATTATCGGCAACAGCACGAGCCTTATTGCGAGTGTAAAGAAGAAGTTTTCGAAAAGATACTCGTAGCCCGTGAACAGCGTGAACACCCAATTGAGCAATGCGTAAACGAGTATTGCGAACATTACTACAAAGAACAGGAAGGTCGTGCCGCAGCGGTTGTGCTTGGTCGAGCAGGACTGAACGTTCTCGACGGTAAGCGGCAGTCCGCGCTCGTAGCAGTTGATCGTGCGGTGTTCCGCGCCGTGATACATGAACGTGCGCTTAATGTCGCGCATGAGCCGCACGAGCGCAAGATACAGAATGAATATCAATAGCCGTGTGCAGCCCTCTATAACCGAAATAACGCCCACGTTGTCGAACGTAGTCCATCTCTTGATCGACCAGCCGACGAACCACGGCAGAGCTATGAACAGCCCCACGGCAAGCACTACGCCGAGTATGACCGAGAATGCGGTCGAACCTTTCGACGGCGTTTCGTCCTCGGGGAAGCTTATCTCGGCGGACTTTAACAGCGACGACATACCGACAACCAGCGAGCTCACGAACGAAATCACGCCACGCACGATCGGGATCTTAGCCGCCTTGGACGGTTTTTTGAGCCGCTCGGTATGCACTTCTATATCGCCGTCGGGCGAGCGCACCGCCATGGCGACCGAGGTCGCGCCGCGCATCATTACGCCCTCTAAAAGCGCCTGCCCGCCTATCATGGTGCGCCGCGTCTTTTTGGCGGTATCGTATTTGTTATCTTTGTTTTTTGCCATTGTTTAATTTATGTTCCTTACGGGTGTGCGACCACAGTAAAAAAATAATCGTAACAATACTGTTACGATCAAAGAAAAAACGGCAAACAAAAATTGCTTGCCGTTCGCGTTTTATAGCTATTTGCCGGACTTGCCCGAACGCTCGTTGAAGCGCGCTACGCGACCGCCCGTTTCGGCTTGCTTCTGCTTGCCGGTGTAGAACGGATGGCACTTGGAGCAAATATCGACCTTAACGGTATCGCCCTTTTGGGTGGAACCGGTGACGAACGTTGCGCCGCAAGCGCAAACAACGGTTACTTCGTGATAATCGGGATGAAGATTCTCTTTCATAATAAAGACCTCTCTTTACTTTTGCAAAATGGTTAGCTTATTAATTGTACACTAAAAAACGTTAGCTGTCAAGTAATTTAAGCAACCTTATTTTATTTTGATAAGCGTTTTGAGCGTGTTATCCGTGCCGTTCGCACAAAGCCTGTCGTAAATTTCGGGAACGTTATCGAAATCGGCGATCTGCTCGTACAGCGATTCGACCTGAACGGTATGGTTTGCCAAAAGGTTGATAGCCGTTTGATAGTTCTTGCCGCAGTCGACTACGGTGAACATATCGAGGTTTTTTTCGAGCAAAGCGCTGACCGTTATAGGAAGATCGCTCTTGGTCGCTCTGCCTATGATAGCAACCTTGCCGCGGCGCGCCGTGTAGTCGCAAATACTCGACACAGGCATATCCGAGCTTGTAAGGTACGCGCACGACGACGCCATGCGCCCGCCCGTAAGCGACAGTATCTTTTTACGCGCGTCCTCGTTGACGGCGTTTACGGTAAAGTACACGCCCGCCTTTTGCGCAAGCGAGAGCATTTCCTCGTTCATGTCTACGACGATGGGAACGGCTTGGTAGTACATTGCGACCTGCGCCAGAATGATGCCGTCGACCGTCGCGCCCATAATAACGAGCTGGTCGCCCTTCTCCACTTGAAGGTGCGACAATGCGTTGAGCGCGAGCGCGATATTCTCAATGAAGATCGCTTCCTCGTCTTTCAGCCTGTCGGGAATAAGATAGACGTCGTTGGCGGATACGACCGAGAAATCGCTCAAAAACCCGTCCTCGTTCGCGCCGAACAGCGAGGGTTTTTCGCAATCGTAAAACCTGCCGTCCTTGCACGCCTTGCAGTTGTGACAGCTCGCCGACGAATAGGTCACTACGCGGTTTCCGCGTGCAATGCCCGTAACGCTTTCGCCTACCTCTGACACGAACCCAACGCACTGCCTAACGGGTATGATAGGCAGTCGCGCTTCGCGCCGACCCTCGTATACCGCGAGGTCGATCGGGGTGATCGAGCACATCAAGTTTTTAAGCTTAACGCAGTTCTCGCCCACCGGCATGGCGTCCATTTCTTCGAGCTTGATTGTATGAGGAGAATGTATCCTATACGCTTTCATAATAATCTATCCCT
This region of Clostridiales bacterium genomic DNA includes:
- a CDS encoding alcohol dehydrogenase catalytic domain-containing protein; translation: MKAYRIHSPHTIKLEEMDAMPVGENCVKLKNLMCSITPIDLAVYEGRREARLPIIPVRQCVGFVSEVGESVTGIARGNRVVTYSSASCHNCKACKDGRFYDCEKPSLFGANEDGFLSDFSVVSANDVYLIPDRLKDEEAIFIENIALALNALSHLQVEKGDQLVIMGATVDGIILAQVAMYYQAVPIVVDMNEEMLSLAQKAGVYFTVNAVNEDARKKILSLTGGRMASSCAYLTSSDMPVSSICDYTARRGKVAIIGRATKSDLPITVSALLEKNLDMFTVVDCGKNYQTAINLLANHTVQVESLYEQIADFDNVPEIYDRLCANGTDNTLKTLIKIK
- the prmC gene encoding peptide chain release factor N(5)-glutamine methyltransferase; the encoded protein is MAKNKDNKYDTAKKTRRTMIGGQALLEGVMMRGATSVAMAVRSPDGDIEVHTERLKKPSKAAKIPIVRGVISFVSSLVVGMSSLLKSAEISFPEDETPSKGSTAFSVILGVVLAVGLFIALPWFVGWSIKRWTTFDNVGVISVIEGCTRLLIFILYLALVRLMRDIKRTFMYHGAEHRTINCYERGLPLTVENVQSCSTKHNRCGTTFLFFVVMFAILVYALLNWVFTLFTGYEYLFENFFFTLAIRLVLLPIIAGLSYELLRGLAMLPDNKFTNAIRAPGLALQKLSTCIPDDDMAEVAIAAFNAVLELDADPNKDTIDFYEREFAVERQKLAERLPDNPQDADWIYCDILDKSRAELATVGKIKIGLVKKANEYADRLLAGEPLDYILGNTDFCGVKIKVDNRVLIPRFETEILANLVAEEAGESDKKVLDLCTGSGCIAAVVARNSKASVTAVDVSDDALEVAKENLAGLGVEVVKSNMFESVDGKFDIIVSNPPYVRSGEIAGLQPQVTAQPHIALDGGADGLDFYRIIAQNAKSYLSPHGVIMLEVGYDQAQEVAALLKPLGKTEIKKDLDGKDRIVICRT
- the rpmE gene encoding 50S ribosomal protein L31, with the translated sequence MKENLHPDYHEVTVVCACGATFVTGSTQKGDTVKVDICSKCHPFYTGKQKQAETGGRVARFNERSGKSGK